A section of the Desulfurispora thermophila DSM 16022 genome encodes:
- a CDS encoding ANTAR domain-containing response regulator, whose amino-acid sequence MAEYRIVLVDSDASWRKNFKAMLVKLGYWVIGDTSDGLTALKMVRARQPDLVIVDAALSGIDGYEIARIVYEDKLAPVIMTTSSPSLVLVEKAREARIASLLVKPVDEATLLPLIELTMTNYQEIVRLENQVKELKEALETRKLVEKAKGILMQKLGLSEPEAFKRMQRQSMNKRISMRQVAEAIIMTYSLQGD is encoded by the coding sequence GTGGCCGAGTACAGGATTGTGCTGGTAGACAGTGATGCCAGCTGGAGAAAAAACTTCAAAGCCATGCTGGTAAAGCTTGGTTACTGGGTGATCGGGGATACCAGCGATGGCCTGACGGCGTTAAAGATGGTGCGGGCGCGCCAACCCGACCTGGTTATTGTCGATGCAGCTTTAAGCGGTATCGACGGTTATGAAATAGCCAGGATCGTCTATGAAGACAAGCTGGCCCCGGTGATTATGACCACTTCCTCCCCCAGTCTTGTACTGGTGGAAAAGGCCCGGGAAGCCAGGATTGCCTCGTTGCTGGTTAAACCGGTGGATGAAGCAACTCTCCTGCCGCTGATTGAACTGACCATGACCAACTACCAGGAAATCGTGCGCCTGGAAAATCAGGTCAAAGAGCTGAAAGAGGCACTGGAAACCCGTAAACTGGTGGAAAAGGCCAAGGGCATTTTGATGCAGAAGCTGGGGCTCAGTGAGCCGGAAGCCTTTAAGAGGATGCAGCGGCAGAGTATGAACAAGCGCATTTCCATGCGCCAGGTAGCCGAGGCCATAATTATGACCTACAGTCTGCAGGGCGATTAA